The DNA segment GGGGCTTAGAATGATTGGGAACGCAGTCACTGCTGGGTTTGGGAAATTGGTAACACCGTTCACTGGAAACTAGAGTACTCCTCCCAAAACGATAACCTCTGGCCCTTTTTCCCAAATTTCTGCCTTCTGAAAATTAGCACAACCCTACGCACTCTGTGGTTGAAGTGACGACTTCAGCACTGGCTTCCGGTTTAATATGGAGGGGGAAGGAGGAAAGATTGAACGAATTCCGACGCTTTGGAGACCACTTGGGGGCAACACGATCACCACGCAACCGTTCAGCGCGCACTTGCTACCGAGAATGAGCGTCCCTTCCGAGTGTGCGGGCCTGTTTATTATATCCTGATCCCGGTGTGGCGTGGCCGTGGCTCTTCGTAGCGTTCTCCGGAAGCTCTCGCACACTGCGGCTCACTCTCCCGTACGGAGCGGATATAGGGGAGGGTAGGGACATTGTTGGATGTTTTTCCCCAAAAACGTGCCCTCCTCCCGCTGGAATGGGTGGAGTGCGGTTGTACTCGCCGCGAGCGGTCGGTGTTTTTGGGCGACCCAACCGAGCGAGCTTCGTGCTGTGAGAGACGAACCCCACGTTGAGAAGGTAGGCCACCGTAGGTTGTACTTGCGCTTTCGTGGAAGTGACCGTTGTACTTGAGCCTGGTGCAGCCGGGATGGATGAAGTTAATGGTATTATTTCGTAGAGTTGAAACAGCAACGAATTACATGGCCATAGCCATGAGGCAATGATGGAAAGGGGTgtgaattttattaaatattaaataattaaatatgcATTTCCTACCAACATTCAAATGTCAATTACTACAAAGTATCTTACTAGTGTGGATACCAGATACCATCCTAAAGCCACCACTGACTACAACCCTGCAGCATCATTGCTTACGTTACGTTGCTTCTACGCTCGGGATGTTCAAACAAAGagtttcttgttttatttttttttctttcattacgAGCAACATTGTTAACAATGCTCAAACATGCCTAAcgcattgttttgtgtgtcctCATACCGTAATCCTTTAAGGACGACCATGTTAAACAACACTGTTGCGTGCGCGCCCAGTGGGTGGCAGTCGGTGGGATATGTGTCGAGTACGCGACCACCACGGTTTGCCCTCGTCGGTGGAAAAGAGAGCCCTTCGCGATAAAGTGCCGCGTCTTCCTCACGCAAGAGAGTAGTGTGCGCGAGAGCTCTCCATGCTTTGCTGCGCTTGCGCAATATTTCATCAGCGACACAAGCAAAACACCGAAGACGTTTCATTGCCACCGAAAGCTTGCATTCGGCACCAGAGCATGTTTATTGCAACAGTACATACTATGATCTGCTCACACGGCGGATGGGGAAAAATATCACAAGAAAGCGCACaacatctcgctctctcccgaGCACCTCAAAATGCGGCACGCTCCAGTGCAGTCAGCTGCTGCACCAGCCGCTCCTCTTTGGCTTTCCGCATCGTGTACAGCTTGCGGGACTCGATAAAGTTCTGCAGGAAGGTGCCAACGTCACTCTGGCCGGCCAGAAAGCGCTGTGCCTCGTCGTCGCTCTTGCTGTCCGCGGTCGAGACGGCAATCTGCAGCAGTTCCTTGATGTGCTGGGGCGAAAAGTCTTCCGCCTTTCGTTGGTACCGTTGGTTCATCGATTCCCACTGCTGGCCCAGCTCCTTGAACTCGAGCGCCAACGATTCGAGCTTCGCTTTCCGCTCCTCTACCGTCTGCTTGCGGGCGAGATTGTCGACGGCCAGCGACTCTATGCCCGCCAGCAGTTGATCCAGCTCGTCGTTCTGGTGCTGCAGGAAGGGTAGCTTGGCGACGAACTCTTCCAGGTAGTCTTCGTCCGCGTTTAACCGGCTCAGCTCATCGGTGGTGAGATTACGCAGTCCGAACGGGTCCGGTTCGTGCGAGGGCGAGAGCAGGGCATTCCGATTATCGACACCGTAGTCCGGTACGTTGCCATTTCGAcactgttggtggtgttggtttgctgctgcagcagcagccgctgctggtggtggtggtgcgtgaTGCTGGGGTGTGGATTCGTTTACAAACCGGGGAGGGTGTTTTTCAAATTCCCGCCCCACTGCTTGCACTACCCGCCCGAGATCGGAATGTATGGTGTACTGTAATGGGAAGTGGGGAAGTTACTAAACTTTCAAATGGGAACCGGAGGCAGCAAAAATTCGTACGTTCAGTATCCCGGGAGCATTTTCAATCTCTCCAGTAGTGCCATTAACCCACGGATGGCGAAGAATCGGGCTCACGATGAGCTTTGGCTTTTCGTTCGGAAATCCACTGCCCAGCAGGATGTTGATGGCAATTTCCCTTCCGCCACAGTCAAAGTTGACCAGATATTCTTCGTTTTCCTTCACCTCCTGTACGCTGTGCGTAATTGAGAAAGGTGAAAGGATCAGTGAGGAGGAGGTCGCTGGATGATTGCAACATGCATAACATTTCCCATTAATACTCACTTGTGGTTGAATATCTTCAGCGTATCGATCTGCCGTTTGCGCATCGTTCCGAATGTGACGATCCTTGGACGTGCAGATGGTGATGATCCAGCACCGTTAAACCAGTACGGCCTACGACGATAAAGACATTTGAGGGCGATAATTTGATTTGGACACGGTGAATCAATCGGACAGGTTGAAGAAACGATGAtaattttgtggtttgttttggttacGTTTGTGACgtcatgagtgtgtgtgtatttctgCGAATGAGAAACGTCAAAGATTTGCCGAAATTTTCGAAAATAATCTCGAACGTTTTCTGCAGGGTTCGTAGACCGGAAGCAATGGGCAATGGGTTGATTAAAAACGAGATTCTACTGAAAGCAGCTAAATTTGGAAAGTCGTGCAGTGATTGCACTGCTCACGAGGCTTAGGAACACTAGAtagattttctttttcatctttCATTAGCATGTACATCTTTAAACAACGTCTATTATCAATTGAACAAAGGCTAGACATGGATAATCTTAAATGTCTTTACTGTTGGAGGGtaaatttattgcaattttATTACACATTTCGTCAAGTGAATTGAAATGTAGCATACATTTTGCATGAATTtccattgattgatttttcgaACAAACGCGGCTGTATACGAAACTTTCGAAGATTGCGTTTACACCCGGGCTGTCGGCTACTCGGCTAGTTTGGTCTCGTTTTGACAGGTCGGAGTTGcacggcaaaaaaaaggaacgggttgctgctgctgctgctgctgctgctgctttggtAAACGGGGACGAACAGCGATTGGCCAACACTAAAGAAAACGGTGAACGTGAATCGTTCTTCTTGCAGCGCGCCAGCTCACCGTGCTGATTtgtatgcgtgtgcgtgtgccgtGCGTGacacgctgctgctcgtgcTAGCCCGCCCCTGCGGCAGGTTTGTGGATGTACACAAcgccagaagaagaagggagGCTTCACCAGCTCCGCTAgcgaacgacgacgacgatcatccccctccccccggaCGCGTCGCCGGAAGCGGTACGCGGGGATCCAGTCGACGGCTCGGTGCCGTCTCCACGGCACACATGGACGCGAGCGGGAAGGGTGCCGCGGGCTTCGAGGGCAAGCTGTTCGTGCAGACGATCGACGCGCGCGATGAGAACGAGGAGAAGTACATGCGGGCGTACCGCGCGTTCGAGGAGACGACGGCCGGGCTGAGCGATAAGGACTTTCACGATCTGCTCTCCTCGCTGGTCAGCAAGGAGAAGCAGCATGAGGAGATTTCGCTAGCGCTCGTCTACATCATACTGACCGACCCGAGCAGTGCGCCGAAAACGTACCGCGACCTGACGCTGCTGACCCGGGACGGGCTCGGGTTCGTAACGGCCAATCTCGCGATGCTGGTGGCGGAGAAGTACCACAAGCTGACGGACGTCGGGCGCAAACAGTTGCTGTGGTTGCTGCGCGAGCTGATCAAGAACCAGGTGCTGAACGTGGACAATCTGGCGTGGAACATTCTGCGGCAGGCGAGCGGCGGTGACATCAGTCCGAAAAACGTTGCCCTGATCGAGGGGCTGCTGGACATTTTCACCGAGCATCGGGCGTGGCTGGAGAAGGACCAGTTCCTGGTCGGTACGGTGGCGTACACGTTCGTGCGGCTGATCGAGGACCACTTCGGGCCGCAGTTTGTGCATCTGCGGAATCGGGAGGTGAAGTTTGTAATCTCGCTGATACGGGACCGGTTCATGGACATCATTCCGCTCGGGCGGGAGTTTGTGCGGTTGCTGCAGAACGTCGGCCGGATACCGGAGTTCGACCAGCTGTGGAAGGACATGCTGTACAACCCGAAGTCGCTCTGCCCCACATTCAACGGCGTGTGGCAGCTGCTGCAGACGCGAACGAGCCGGCGGTTTCTGCGCGGCCGCCTGACGCCGGACATCGAGCGCAAGATCCACTTTCTCACCAGCAACGTCAAGTTCGGCAATCAAAAGCGCTACCAGGACTGGTTTCAGGAGCGGTACTTCAACACGCCCGAGTCGCAGAGCCTGCGGTGCGATCTGATCCGGTTCATCATCAGCGCCATCCACCCGACGAACGACATGCTCTGCTCGGACATCATACCGCGCTGGGCGATCATTGGCTGGCTGCTGACGTCGTGCACGAACGCGGTCACGCTGGCGAACGCGAAGCTGGCCCTCTTCTACGACTGGCTGTTCTTCGACCCGGCCAAGGACAACATCATGAACGTGGAGCCGGGCATACTGGTGATGTACCACTCGATCAAGAACCATCCGCTCGTGAGCTGCACCCTGCTCGACTTTCTCTGCCGCATCATGAAGAACTTCTACCCGAAGTGGGAGGATCGCATCCGGACCGggatctacaactcgctgcgCAAAATTCTCGAGATGAAGGTGATACCGAATCTGGTGCCGTTGTTTGAATCGCCCAAGCTAGACCGCGAGCTGAAGGGAATGTTGCGCGAAACGTTCCGCGAGTTTTGCGTACCGCCGAACAGCATGTACATGCATCCCGGACCGCCCCAGCCCGGCATGGAGAcgccgatgatgatgcacTATCCGGGACCCGGTGGTGGTGAGCAAGTTGAACAACATCCGCCTCATCTAATGCATCCGTCAATGATGCACACGACGGTACATCCTGGCCAGACCGATATCACCCAGCTGAACCGAATGGATCCCTCTCGGAAAGCACATGAcagtggtggaggaggaggcggaGGTGGTGGAGGCGGTGGAGGCGGACAAGTTGGAATGGGGCCAGGATGGCTCGCCTTACGCGGACCGATGGCTGCTGGTGTCGGTACAATGCCCGTGACACAGGGCGCACGTGGAGGTCCTCCCGGAGGACCTGGAATGATGCtcgccggtggtggtggtgttggtggtggtgctggtgctgctgctgtcgcgaGTGGTGCTCCTTTCAGTGGCGGAGGAATGGCGGGCCCTGCCGCCGGTACACCTTTCATCAAACCAGAACCTCCCCGAACAGACAGTGCTGCGAAGGCAGCGTCGACAGCGGCCTCAGCGGATGATCCCAAATTCAGCGACGATGAAGACGATGCAACCACAAAACccgcaacgacgacgacgacgacgacgacaacaacaaaaacggagGACGTGTCGGATGATGACGATCTGCCGCTAGCCAAGGTACGCCTGCTGGAGAAGCCGGCCATCGCGAAGGTAGCCCTGCCGGACACGCTGAACGGCCACCTGGAAGAGTTTCTGCGGGAGAAGAGCGTGAAAACGTTCGAGCCGCTGCTGCAGTGCCTgggcagctgcgggaaggccGCGCTCAACCAGGAGCAGGAAAACTACCTCACCGAGAGTGTGATATCGGTCATTAAGCAGACACTGCCCGACAAGAGCTACTTCCCGGCGTCGAAGACGGACGACAACCTGTCGGAGAGCATCAACTATCCGCTGTTCGCGGCGTACCGGTTGCTCTACCAGCAGGAGGACTCGTGCAAGAAGCGCGTGATGGCGCTGCTGGTCGCGATCGTGACGCGCGTCAGCGTGGCCGGCTACATGCTGCTGTACTTCCTGAAGGTGCACGGGAAGCTGCAGGGCCGGCGGAAGGAGACGGCCGGCGGCAGCACCGCGTTCAAGGCGTCCGTGTACGGTGTGCTGTGCGATGCGCTCGATTCGGTCGACTCGGTGGACGAGTGCATCGAGAAGGATCTCAACCTGCTCGAGAAGCACAACACGCAGATGTTCCTGTGGATCCTGCCGGACATGTACCGGGAGTTCAAGCAAACCATGCTCAACAACACGACcgtgctgcggctgctggtgGGCTGCATCGACGCGAACAACCTGGGCGACATCATCTACAGCATCACGCAGGGCAAGCTGATCCTGTTCGACGAGGACGGCATCGTCGAGATACTGCGCAAAAGCCTCGAGTACGAAACGTTCGAGCAGGTGTGCATCTGGCAGCTGGTGCAGGCGCACGACATCCCGCTCGAAACGTTCCAGGAGATCATCCCCGAGCTGGAGTCGGGCGCGCACGCGGAAGCGCTCACCGcgatcctgctgctgctgcgcgcgGAAAAGCCCACCACCGAGCTGGTCCGGTTGCTGCTGAGCCGCGAGACGGAATCGAAGCACCGGGGCGACCCGTTCGTCACCTCCGTCCTGCGCTACTGGTGCCAGGAGTTTGAGGAGAAGCTGTCCGAGCTGATCGCCGCCCTGCTCACCTCGAAGTACCCCTCCAACTCGCCGAACAAGCGCAAGCGGCCGTCGAAGAGTGCGCAGCAAAACACGGCCCCCACCTCGGAGCAGCTGCTGAACCACCTCGAGCACTTCCGGCGCAGCTGCCGGCACGGGAACGGCACCGGCACCGGGCTGTTCGTGCAGAACGACATGCAGCGCGCCCTGCAGCAAGCGTTCACCCACAGCTCGGAGAGCCAGCGGAAGCAGTTCAGCGATCTGTTCGCGCTCGCCGCCGAAGACGAAACGTCCACGACGGTGGGCCGAAGGGGCACGAGCAGCCGGGGCCGGAAGGCGCCCTCGAACAAGAAGGAAACGGCGGCCGAgaaggcggcggcggcggccgccgcggCCCACgccaacaacagcaagaagGCGGCGGAAGCGTCCGCCAAGTTCAGCGACGACTCGAGCGACGAAGACTGGTCCAAGCAGAAAGCCTCGAAGCGAAGGAAAACGCTCAGCGATTCCGATTGACACCGTTCGCCGGTGGAACTGCTGGTTCGGCGCCGGATGGTGTGGCGGGCGACGCGGAAGGTAGTTGTGTACAGTTTGCTGCGCTTTGCGGCCTATTGCCAATAATGCCATTCGATGGACACAGAACCGCGTGAATGGGGCGGCACCAAGCGATCAGTACTTTGGTTTTGTAAGGCCACCAGGGGGttagggggagggggagcggGAAGAGCAAAAAACGTTAACCGATCCGCGATCAGTTATGTGAGTGTTGGGAGTGTGGCAGAGAGTCCAGATCGCGTCCACgtgcgcacgcacgcacgcacgcacgcgccTGTATCGCTTGTCCCACTTTTTTGGGTGCTTCCTGTGTTTGGTTTGCCCCGTTTGCAGTGGTAgagcatgttttatttttttcttgctgtccCACCGCTTGGGAGAGACCGTTTTTGTGcctgtttttgcttttaaacaTCCCGATCGTCGGTTTTTGGGGGTTATTAGACAACAAGAAGATCGGCTTTTATCCATCTTCTCAATCCAGAGAAAACTAAAATCAAGGCCCCCGCTATTTTAGGACACGTTCGTTTGCCATGCTAAATGAACGTTTGTCGGCAGATGTAAATGTAGGTAAATCAGTGAGTTGCAATATGGTACAATATCGTTCTAGATAGACATCTCGCCGCGGCCATTCCGTCGTGTGATATGGTCAACGTTTGTGCGTGAGTTGAGCACATgtgtttatgtatttttttaaattgtgcaTAGTTTTCTTGCTCCTGTTTTTAAAGGGCCTGACCTgcccgacacacacaccacctaCCCTTCTTCTAGTCGGTCGGTGTTGTATTTATGCTCTTACCCATAAAGCGGGGCGGGGGAGAGCGAAAAGATGCGAACTTTATCGCAACTCTTACAACGTTCAAAGAAGCTAACCGTGTCGTGAAACACATCACACTGTACAATAATTGAAAAGGGAGATAGGAAAGGAAGTGCGAATTAGGTTGGGCGACGTCGTCgtggtgtgcgtgcgtgaagATAAAAGCGCGATCGCGCGATACTCATTCAAATggatcgtcatcgtcatcgggATTGTGGGAAGGATAGGTTACTACAGGTGGGTTCTTCTGCCGCGTGTGTCGCATAATCAAAAGCCGGGACTAAAGGAAGGTCTTTTGCCGAGTGAGGCCCCATCGGCGGTTGAAGCCAGGATCGCGGGAGAACGGATCATCCAAAAGCACACAGCCGTTAGGTTAGGTGGGTAGATGGTCGTTAGGGGGGAAAAGGGAGatacagacagagagagaaaaaagaggaaaaagttAGAGCACGGCTACAAAAGAATATACACACTTAGAAATTGCGTAAAATATGTAATAgtatttctaaaaaaaatgtttatagaTTAAATAAAGCGAACATTGATGTAAAgcatgttgtgtgtgtatgtgtgtgtgtgtgtatgcgggCTCCCTGTTGGATGTGGATTCATAACGCGCGGCGGCAACATTCGATGGGAAGCGAACAGTTGGATTTAGCCGCCCGCGTATGAGGTGTGCGTCTTGGGAAGCGTTTCTAACAGGAAAACGTTTGGAACGCTTGCGATTGAACGAAGCCATTAGAGCCCGTTTTTTAACGAAgccatctgtcaaacgggGCAAACGAGATCAATgccaaatttcaaaacaaacgagCGCGAAAAAGCGGAACAAGCAAGACTGCCACTGCTACGAGTGGCCTGTTCGAGGACATAAACAAAGGTGGTGCGTACTAGCTCGGGCGTGTACTAGCGTACTCGGGTGGTTATTTAATCAATGTATCCTGCACTTTACATAATCTCGCTCACTCTCGGTGCATTGCAGCTGGTCAGTGTGGTTTTGGTAGAAGGCGTAGAAGGGAAACACTTGTTCGCGAACGAGACCGTCGCCGCCGGCAGCTAGCCGATAGCTTATGAGGGTTCTGCTTCGTctgttccagcagcagcagcagcagcacgccaAACTACTAGCAGCACCGTCGGGCGGGTTGTTCCGGTGGCGccaagcaacagcagcagcagcagcaccagtgaCAGCGGCGCTCGTAGCGATTTCCGGCATCCGAATGGCCGCCTCAGAGGAGCGCACCTATCCGACCACCTTGGAGGGGTTCGGCTACGGGTTCAATGAAGGTGAGTGCGAGAGGTTCCCGAGTGCCGGAAGCAGTTGTTTATCTTGCATCTCTTTCACCCTTCCACAGAAGGAAAGCTGCGCCAGCTTGACAAAGACACGGGCAAGCTGACGGATCGCGTCTTCGACTATCAGGTGTACACGTCGCTGTCGGAGAATCAGGCCCACTACGAGGCGCTCGGCGACGTCATCACGCAGTACGTCTACGAGCGGCTGGAGGAAAAGGAAGGCCTGAAGAAGCTGTACGTGCCGGCCGATGTGCCCCCCGAGGAGGCCACGTTCGTGTTTAGCACGGTGGAAAAGTTGGACCGGCCGAAGAAGCTGCTCGTGCTGATACATGGCAGCGGCGTGGTCCGGGCCGGCCAGTGGGCCCGCAGCCTCATCATCAACGATTGTCTCGATTCGGGCACGCAAATCCCGTACATCCGGCGGGGCCGCGAGCTGGGCTACgaggtgctgctgctcaacACGAACGACAACTATCGCACGGTGAAGGGAGCGCGGAAGCCGATCCGTGGCAGCCGCAACCCGACCGAGCACGCCGCCACCGTGCTGGAGCAGTACATTCTGGCCAGCCGGCCCGAATCGGTCGCGATCGTCGCGCACAGCTACGGTGGTGTGGTAACGGTCGAGCTGGCGCAACGATTTCCGGACTTTTTCCGCGACAAAGTGTTTGCGGTCGGGTTTACCGACAGTGTCCACGCGAGTTCGCTCGTGCCGGACGCGTTGAAAAAGGTAAATGACGATGGATGATGGGTTGTTATGGGAGTGTGAcgagtgattttttgtttctttcgtttgccGCTATCGTTGCCGCAGATTGGCCGCAATTGGGTGACGGCTAAGGATCCACTCGACACCCCGCTGACAATCACCAAGCACGATATTCCCCGACACTCGGCCGGTAAGTGCAAGCACAAGGGAGCATCTCGAGAAAGGGTGTCAAGGAACCATATCCATGCCTGCTGCGATGTGAATGATGCTTCATAAAATGGCTACATAGTATGCAGCAACGGGCTGCAAATGGGCTTGCTTGCCGTTCTTATCTACAGATCGATTGAACTGCGTCGAAGAAGTGGTAGTAGTGGTTGTTAATTGGCATTCTCCCTGTTTCTAATTCGTCCCCGCAGGCCATATCAAACACGAGATGACATCGTACAGTTGCATGAGTGCACTTTTCGAGTTTCTCGAGAGCCGTTACGCGGAGTTTCGGACCAACCGGGGCGAAGAACCGCGTTCGAAGAAGGCAAAGGGTGACGAGCTGTAAGTGCCTGCCCGTGGAACACTGGTCCGTTCCGGGTGGAATAAGAATAAAGTTTACGAAATGAAACGAATGGTTTGTGGTGAAGCAAAATGAATATCACCGTAGTAAGTAGCGTAGTAAGACATAGTGAATCTTTCCGGCTAGAAAGCATAATGTGCTTAAAGACCGCCTTCGATAAGCCTTTGTTGAGGAAGGTAAATGAGAAGAAACCCACCCCCGTCGCGGAAGGTAGCAAGTTTTAATTTATCCATATGTTTGCATTCATCTTCAGTGTCAGCATCGATTAAATGGACCGTGCGCCGAACGTTTCGATTGGATCAATAGCTTCCATGAAAACCCTTCTAATAGCATCCCGGTAAGCCGAAGAGTAAGAAATGCTCTTGCCTCTTCACCATCCATCCCACAAGCTCGTTTCAAAAGACTTCTCACGAAGGTCCTTTCTTAGGACAcgacaaaaaaggacaaacgcTCGTCTTAAATACAGCAGAGTTTATTTTACACTGCGGCGCCCACCTTCCAGCCGGCATAAATCTCCAGCGCCGATTGTGTAACGGAAGATTACAAACTTCCCTTTCACGTGCGCACTCCCACCGTTCCTTCTCATCCCCCCTCATGGCCCTCAGCACACCAATTTACCGGCTGTGCCGGTTGATTATTTGCAACTTTCTTTGGTCGGTGTGGcggtggattttgtttttattatcctCCGAACGGCAAATATACCAACGAACTGTTGGAGCGTAATTGTGAACGAGCAGCTCAATCTGCTTAAGAAAATTTGCACA comes from the Anopheles coluzzii chromosome 2, AcolN3, whole genome shotgun sequence genome and includes:
- the LOC120948873 gene encoding FAM172 family protein homolog CG10038 isoform X1, with the protein product MYPALYIISLTLGALQLQQQQQHAKLLAAPSGGLFRWRQATAAAAAPVTAALVAISGIRMAASEERTYPTTLEGFGYGFNEEGKLRQLDKDTGKLTDRVFDYQVYTSLSENQAHYEALGDVITQYVYERLEEKEGLKKLYVPADVPPEEATFVFSTVEKLDRPKKLLVLIHGSGVVRAGQWARSLIINDCLDSGTQIPYIRRGRELGYEVLLLNTNDNYRTVKGARKPIRGSRNPTEHAATVLEQYILASRPESVAIVAHSYGGVVTVELAQRFPDFFRDKVFAVGFTDSVHASSLVPDALKKIGRNWVTAKDPLDTPLTITKHDIPRHSAGHIKHEMTSYSCMSALFEFLESRYAEFRTNRGEEPRSKKAKGDEL
- the LOC120948873 gene encoding FAM172 family protein homolog CG10038 isoform X5, which encodes MRVLLRLFQQQQQQHAKLLAAPSGGLFRWRQATAAAAAPVTAALVAISGIRMAASEERTYPTTLEGFGYGFNEEGKLRQLDKDTGKLTDRVFDYQVYTSLSENQAHYEALGDVITQYVYERLEEKEGLKKLYVPADVPPEEATFVFSTVEKLDRPKKLLVLIHGSGVVRAGQWARSLIINDCLDSGTQIPYIRRGRELGYEVLLLNTNDNYRTVKGARKPIRGSRNPTEHAATVLEQYILASRPESVAIVAHSYGGVVTVELAQRFPDFFRDKVFAVGFTDSVHASSLVPDALKKIGRNWVTAKDPLDTPLTITKHDIPRHSAGHIKHEMTSYSCMSALFEFLESRYAEFRTNRGEEPRSKKAKGDEL
- the LOC120948873 gene encoding FAM172 family protein homolog CG10038 isoform X3; this encodes MYPALYIISLTLGALQLQQQHAKLLAAPSGGLFRWRQATAAAAAPVTAALVAISGIRMAASEERTYPTTLEGFGYGFNEEGKLRQLDKDTGKLTDRVFDYQVYTSLSENQAHYEALGDVITQYVYERLEEKEGLKKLYVPADVPPEEATFVFSTVEKLDRPKKLLVLIHGSGVVRAGQWARSLIINDCLDSGTQIPYIRRGRELGYEVLLLNTNDNYRTVKGARKPIRGSRNPTEHAATVLEQYILASRPESVAIVAHSYGGVVTVELAQRFPDFFRDKVFAVGFTDSVHASSLVPDALKKIGRNWVTAKDPLDTPLTITKHDIPRHSAGHIKHEMTSYSCMSALFEFLESRYAEFRTNRGEEPRSKKAKGDEL
- the LOC120951669 gene encoding vacuolar protein sorting-associated protein 37A — encoded protein: MRKRQIDTLKIFNHNVQEVKENEEYLVNFDCGGREIAINILLGSGFPNEKPKLIVSPILRHPWVNGTTGEIENAPGILNYTIHSDLGRVVQAVGREFEKHPPRFVNESTPQHHAPPPPAAAAAAAANQHHQQCRNGNVPDYGVDNRNALLSPSHEPDPFGLRNLTTDELSRLNADEDYLEEFVAKLPFLQHQNDELDQLLAGIESLAVDNLARKQTVEERKAKLESLALEFKELGQQWESMNQRYQRKAEDFSPQHIKELLQIAVSTADSKSDDEAQRFLAGQSDVGTFLQNFIESRKLYTMRKAKEERLVQQLTALERAAF
- the LOC120948873 gene encoding FAM172 family protein homolog CG10038 isoform X4; amino-acid sequence: MYPALYIISLTLGALQLQQHAKLLAAPSGGLFRWRQATAAAAAPVTAALVAISGIRMAASEERTYPTTLEGFGYGFNEEGKLRQLDKDTGKLTDRVFDYQVYTSLSENQAHYEALGDVITQYVYERLEEKEGLKKLYVPADVPPEEATFVFSTVEKLDRPKKLLVLIHGSGVVRAGQWARSLIINDCLDSGTQIPYIRRGRELGYEVLLLNTNDNYRTVKGARKPIRGSRNPTEHAATVLEQYILASRPESVAIVAHSYGGVVTVELAQRFPDFFRDKVFAVGFTDSVHASSLVPDALKKIGRNWVTAKDPLDTPLTITKHDIPRHSAGHIKHEMTSYSCMSALFEFLESRYAEFRTNRGEEPRSKKAKGDEL
- the LOC120948873 gene encoding FAM172 family protein homolog CG10038 isoform X6, with product MAASEERTYPTTLEGFGYGFNEEGKLRQLDKDTGKLTDRVFDYQVYTSLSENQAHYEALGDVITQYVYERLEEKEGLKKLYVPADVPPEEATFVFSTVEKLDRPKKLLVLIHGSGVVRAGQWARSLIINDCLDSGTQIPYIRRGRELGYEVLLLNTNDNYRTVKGARKPIRGSRNPTEHAATVLEQYILASRPESVAIVAHSYGGVVTVELAQRFPDFFRDKVFAVGFTDSVHASSLVPDALKKIGRNWVTAKDPLDTPLTITKHDIPRHSAGHIKHEMTSYSCMSALFEFLESRYAEFRTNRGEEPRSKKAKGDEL
- the LOC120948873 gene encoding FAM172 family protein homolog CG10038 isoform X2, coding for MYPALYIISLTLGALQLQQQQHAKLLAAPSGGLFRWRQATAAAAAPVTAALVAISGIRMAASEERTYPTTLEGFGYGFNEEGKLRQLDKDTGKLTDRVFDYQVYTSLSENQAHYEALGDVITQYVYERLEEKEGLKKLYVPADVPPEEATFVFSTVEKLDRPKKLLVLIHGSGVVRAGQWARSLIINDCLDSGTQIPYIRRGRELGYEVLLLNTNDNYRTVKGARKPIRGSRNPTEHAATVLEQYILASRPESVAIVAHSYGGVVTVELAQRFPDFFRDKVFAVGFTDSVHASSLVPDALKKIGRNWVTAKDPLDTPLTITKHDIPRHSAGHIKHEMTSYSCMSALFEFLESRYAEFRTNRGEEPRSKKAKGDEL
- the LOC120948872 gene encoding integrator complex subunit 3 homolog: MDASGKGAAGFEGKLFVQTIDARDENEEKYMRAYRAFEETTAGLSDKDFHDLLSSLVSKEKQHEEISLALVYIILTDPSSAPKTYRDLTLLTRDGLGFVTANLAMLVAEKYHKLTDVGRKQLLWLLRELIKNQVLNVDNLAWNILRQASGGDISPKNVALIEGLLDIFTEHRAWLEKDQFLVGTVAYTFVRLIEDHFGPQFVHLRNREVKFVISLIRDRFMDIIPLGREFVRLLQNVGRIPEFDQLWKDMLYNPKSLCPTFNGVWQLLQTRTSRRFLRGRLTPDIERKIHFLTSNVKFGNQKRYQDWFQERYFNTPESQSLRCDLIRFIISAIHPTNDMLCSDIIPRWAIIGWLLTSCTNAVTLANAKLALFYDWLFFDPAKDNIMNVEPGILVMYHSIKNHPLVSCTLLDFLCRIMKNFYPKWEDRIRTGIYNSLRKILEMKVIPNLVPLFESPKLDRELKGMLRETFREFCVPPNSMYMHPGPPQPGMETPMMMHYPGPGGGEQVEQHPPHLMHPSMMHTTVHPGQTDITQLNRMDPSRKAHDSGGGGGGGGGGGGGGQVGMGPGWLALRGPMAAGVGTMPVTQGARGGPPGGPGMMLAGGGGVGGGAGAAAVASGAPFSGGGMAGPAAGTPFIKPEPPRTDSAAKAASTAASADDPKFSDDEDDATTKPATTTTTTTTTTKTEDVSDDDDLPLAKVRLLEKPAIAKVALPDTLNGHLEEFLREKSVKTFEPLLQCLGSCGKAALNQEQENYLTESVISVIKQTLPDKSYFPASKTDDNLSESINYPLFAAYRLLYQQEDSCKKRVMALLVAIVTRVSVAGYMLLYFLKVHGKLQGRRKETAGGSTAFKASVYGVLCDALDSVDSVDECIEKDLNLLEKHNTQMFLWILPDMYREFKQTMLNNTTVLRLLVGCIDANNLGDIIYSITQGKLILFDEDGIVEILRKSLEYETFEQVCIWQLVQAHDIPLETFQEIIPELESGAHAEALTAILLLLRAEKPTTELVRLLLSRETESKHRGDPFVTSVLRYWCQEFEEKLSELIAALLTSKYPSNSPNKRKRPSKSAQQNTAPTSEQLLNHLEHFRRSCRHGNGTGTGLFVQNDMQRALQQAFTHSSESQRKQFSDLFALAAEDETSTTVGRRGTSSRGRKAPSNKKETAAEKAAAAAAAAHANNSKKAAEASAKFSDDSSDEDWSKQKASKRRKTLSDSD